From a region of the Hemitrygon akajei chromosome 16, sHemAka1.3, whole genome shotgun sequence genome:
- the LOC140740405 gene encoding zona pellucida sperm-binding protein 3-like has product MCGFRGKRFSLLLLLLVGAVYGSDIWREFRDQRFPWRKVKAGIESNLSSNVQTVEVQSESPLNTVSVQCGERNILVRVDTDLFGTKHLVKAADLTLGTVGCRPTAIFPQNHTVFFDYGLRECGSELQMAEDFLVYTTHLNHRPQARGAIVVRTNGAIVPIQCRYFRKANVSSNPIHPTWMPFSSTRSGEGQLSFSLRLMTDDWLTERASSTYYLGELIHIEASVSMINHMPLKLYIDRCVATLSLDKDSTPRYDIIDHHGCLLDSATEDSFSTFVLAGSDREVDKLRFDLDAFRFFGDERSLIFINCRLKVAAVNQSDSVNKACTFQKTQNIWTPLEETSLDVCACCRLGDCVAIGEGVVSPRGRREARNEAEKVDQATWEGEASLGPLVILENRVPDLATQPFNQIGQPGGQTSGVISETVLIVTLALTAACLTTAALIVLLLYRKHKQTMFN; this is encoded by the exons ATGTGCGGTTTTCGGGGAAAGAGGTTTTCTTTATTGTTGCTGCTCCTCGTTGGGGCAGTTTATGGCTCCGATATTTGGCGAGAATTTAGGGACCAGCGGTTTCCATGGAGAAAAGTGAAGGCGGGTATTGAATCGAACTTGAGTTCGAATGTCCAAACAGTTGAGGTGCAAAGTGAATCTCCACTGAATACTGTATCAGTACAATGTGGGGAGCGCAATATATTGGTTCGAGTGGACACGGATTTATTTGGAACAAAACACCTGGTTAAAGCTGCTGATCTGACTCTGGGGACAGTAGGTTGCCGACCAACGGCCATCTTCCCTCAAAATCACACTGTTTTCTTTGATTATGGACTGCGCGAGTGTGGCAGCGAACTCCAG ATGGCCGAGGATTTCCTCGTCTACACCACCCACCTGAACCACAGACCCCAGGCTCGTGGAGCGATTGTTGTGCGAACCAATGGGGCAATCGTTCCTATTCAGTGTCGTTATTTCAG GAAAGCTAACGTGAGCAGTAACCCAATCCATCCCACTTGGATGCCGTTCAGCTCCACCAGGTCTGGGGAAGGACAACTATCTTTCTCCCTGCGGCTAATGACTG ATGACTGGCTTACAGAGCGCGCCTCCTCCACCTACTACCTGGGCGAGCTCATTCACATCGAAGCTTCTGTTTCTATGATTAACCACATGCCCCTGAAGCTCTACATTGACCGCTGTGTAGCCACCCTgagcctggacaaggactccaccCCGAGATACGACATCATTGATCACCACGG GTGTCTCCTGGACAGTGCGACTGAGGATTCCTTTTCCACCTTCGTGTTGGCCGGGTCTGACCGTGAGGTGGACAAGCTCCGCTTTGATCTGGATGCTTTCCGTTTCTTTGGAGATGAGCGTTCCCTG ATTTTCATCAATTGTCGCTTGAAAGTTGCTGCAGTTAATCAGAGCGATTCCGTAAACAAAGCTTGCACTTTCCAGAAGACGCAGAACAT ATGGACTCCACTGGAAGAAACAAGCCTCGATGTCTGTGCTTGTTGTCGCCTGGGGGATTGCGTagccattggagagggtgtagttTCTCCCAGAGGACGGAGGGAGGCTCGGAATGAGGCTG AGAAAGTTGATCAAGCGACGTGGGAGGGTGAAGCGTCGCTTGGACCACTGGTCATTCTGGAGAACCGTGTACCTGACCTGGCAACCCAACCCTTCAATCAGATCGGACAACCTGGAGGGCAAACTTCAG GTGTGATATCTGAAACGGTTTTGATCGTTACCCTGGCTCTGACGGCTGCCTGTCTCACCACTGCTGCTTTGATCGTTTTATTATTGTACAGGAAACACAAGCAAACTATGTTCAACTAG